TGATAGCAGGCGCTATACTCTGCCTGTTTATGATAATCTTCTTTTTTCTATCACCCGGTTTCAGGAAGGACGCGCAGTAGAATTTTGCCCCTTCAGGGTATCAAGCATCTGCTCGTTATACCCTGAAGGGGCATTTCTGAAACCTATTTAAATATTTTAAAAATAATAAACATAATTACTGCCTGGACAATCCACCCTATAATACAAACACCAACCGCGCGTGGGGTGCTCTTGTAATCAAGGGCCTGCCTTACCGCAATTACCATAGCAACCAGCATCCATATACCGGCTAGAAATGATATGATTTGTCCCAGGCCGGGTATGATTCCGAGTATCCTTACAATACCCGGAGAACTGGCAAAACCTAATGTCCTGAGGAGTTCACCATAATCGGCGCTCGTATCCTGTTCAGGCAGAAATTTAGTACCAATAAAAAAGCAAAGGTAAGCCCATATAAGCCATGTTATAAGGGCAACCAGGGTGCCTGTAATCAGGCCGGCAAACCCGCCCTTTCCCATGAGCCCGATGCCAGAGGCTATACTCGCAAGGACTACCACCATCATTGACTCAAATGTTACTGTCTTATCTCTCTCCACCTCTTCATACAGAGTGATGTCCAGCCTTGCCGCCCTTATCATTTTGTCAACAAACGGATTCATACTACCCTCCTTTATTAGATTTTAAATACCAGATTGCCTGTTTATTAAAACATTAGATACTGAAACATCTGTCATCAGGCATTGTGCCTGCAATTTCTACAATGAGCTCTGCAACCCTTTCAGGGTCCATACCTATCGCCTTTTCACCGGTAAATCCGGAATTAAGCCCGGTCTTTACTGCCCCGGGGCAGACCACATATACCTTGATACCTTTATCTATAAGTTCTTCATCAAGCGCCTCAGAAAAGCCCCTTATACCGAACTTGGTTGCGCAGTATATGGCCATATCACTGTAGCCTGTAATCCCTGCCTCTGATGAGAGGTTTATTATCACACCTGATCTGGTCTTTAGCATTGGGCCTAAAACCGCCCTTGTCATAAAAAGGGTCCCCTTGAGGTTTGTATCCACGGTATTATTTATATTTGAAAATGTGTGATCACTGAAACAGGCCCTCCTCGGCAATATACCAGCGTTATTGACAAGTATATCCACCCTGCGGAACCGCTTTATTACCTCCGTTGA
This portion of the Desulfatiglans sp. genome encodes:
- a CDS encoding SDR family oxidoreductase; protein product: MINNLNDKVAVITGAAKGIGFASAELFLKHGAKVAFCDLHKGDILKAKKRLVKFGEVFAEPADVRKETDIKRFSTEVIKRFRRVDILVNNAGILPRRACFSDHTFSNINNTVDTNLKGTLFMTRAVLGPMLKTRSGVIINLSSEAGITGYSDMAIYCATKFGIRGFSEALDEELIDKGIKVYVVCPGAVKTGLNSGFTGEKAIGMDPERVAELIVEIAGTMPDDRCFSI